The following proteins are co-located in the Lagenorhynchus albirostris chromosome 2, mLagAlb1.1, whole genome shotgun sequence genome:
- the LOC132511038 gene encoding histone-lysine N-methyltransferase SETMAR-like, translated as MRNMQEDFRAIDKRNEEEQMSKVVAKFCAGDFSLDDAPLSGKPVEVDSDQIETLIENHQCYTTWNIADILKISKSSTENHLHHLGYVHRFDVWAPHKLSEKNLLDNISACDSLLKHNENVLFLKQIVTGDEKWILFNNVEWKKLWDKRNTPPPTPPKAGLHPKKYCSQLEQLKAALDEKHPELVNRKCIIFHQDNARLYVSLMTRQKLLQLDWEVLIHPPYSPDMRLQISIYFGLYKILLIEKISVPWKTVKGTWNSSLFKKIKSFGKMEL; from the exons ATGAGAAATATGCAAGAGGACTTTAGGGCTATTGACAAACGGAATGAGGAAGAACAGA TGTCAAAAGTGgttgcgaagttttgtgctggagatttctcgctggacgatgctccattgTCAGGTaaaccagttgaagttgatagtgatcaaatcgagacattaattgagaaccatcaatgttataccacatggaatatagctgacatactcaaaatatccaaatcaagcactgaaaatcatttgcaccatcttggttatgttcatcgttTTGATGTTTGGgctccacataagttaagtgaaaaaaaccttcttgacaacatttctgcatgcgattctctacttaaacataatgaaaatgttctgtttttaaaacaaattgtgacaggtgatgaaaagtggatactgttcaataatgtggaatggaagaaattGTGGGACAAGCGAAatacaccaccaccaacaccaccaaaggccggtcttcatccaaagaag tactgctcccaattagagcAACTGAAAGCGGCTCTTGACGaaaagcatccggaattagtcaacagaaaatgcataattttccatcaggataatgcaagactgtatgtttctttgatgaccaggcaaaaactattacagcttgactgggaagttctgattcatccgccatattcaccagacatgcgccttcagatttccatttatttcggtctttacaaaattctcttaatagaaaaaatttcagttccctggaagactgtaaaaggcacctggaacagttctttgttcaaaaagataaaaagctttgggaagatggaattatga